Proteins encoded in a region of the uncultured Paludibaculum sp. genome:
- a CDS encoding carboxypeptidase regulatory-like domain-containing protein: protein MKSRSAVWLWGVYLASATLWAQTTGTIVGRVTDPSLAAIPQARVELTNESTGITEVRTPGAEGDFVFQRLIPGNYRLTASADGFKTIAKRGIPLLVNQTARIDLQLELGSVSSTVEVQATAPIVQSETSSVGNVVDSNQVRSMPLNGRTGINGLMAMAPGVQQAGSNPAIAGAAYRGGTGQTVDGVSNDDAIGERLLGQMLSLDGVAEFKVIANAAPAEFGKSAQVVIASKSGGNVIHGSLFEFNRNAVTAAKTHSAQLLAKPPFNRNEYGGSVGGPVIKNKLFYFGSFEGLRLVQSSTTQMSMPRTAMKGGDFSSFLPGTVIKDPLAGGTPFANNIIPSNRISSVSQQFLKYMPDPNLPGQGATGLGTNFVANVPQHQPNDRYSARGDYQITDRDMVSVRYFWTNNGPYSTAGGGVPFGNWDGFGISTKNLAAQYTRVFTPTIANVFRIGLNYWEDYRMPQNHDLDPSKFIPGATPPLEGLGGLPTISMTGFQTLSDQPGSGDVNHQRQFSDNLSWERGKHSLKFGVDFARVDVINRQNSSPYRGSFAFDGRYTGNSFADYLLGDISTSSRATSNFVLDDVNYRFSAYAQDDWRVNSRLTVNVGLRYDYQTPWEKNNDLAVWDRGANALAVISGTADPIWSGVVPVVDANTLGLDRSNYMTLGSRNFAPRIGLAYRPFGTTKFVIRAAYGIYYNVMGEYDGAVDLRDLGLNPPFRASQTFLGSNNGIPNLTWTDAWAGTGSSSTSSPPNLYAVDKNFQIGNSQQWNYTMEWEPVKNTAVRASYVGSKATHFVQAVNINDPLPSSLAVQPRRAYQPWGNIYYYQSDRNLALNQIQLGATRRTASGLSFGAEYQFTRALGGPYDGALPTTWTNLRLDRGNSSQYVKNYLVANYIYELPVGKGKPWLSNVSGLTSKLVSGWQVAGIATFASGNFLSVTFNSNKTGWPSGRADIIGDPGAALKNETQWFNPAAYAVPTAYTFGNSAPNSIVGPGSVNWDTALFKMTSITERINLELRGEAFNVLNHANLGNPGTNISVPASVGIITSRNGSRVVQFGARLTF, encoded by the coding sequence ATGAAATCCAGGAGCGCAGTATGGCTCTGGGGCGTGTATCTCGCATCGGCGACCCTATGGGCCCAGACGACTGGCACCATCGTCGGACGCGTGACGGATCCAAGCCTCGCCGCTATTCCGCAAGCCCGCGTCGAGTTAACCAATGAGAGTACCGGCATCACCGAAGTGCGCACCCCCGGCGCCGAGGGCGACTTCGTCTTCCAAAGGTTGATTCCGGGCAACTATCGCCTGACGGCCAGCGCCGACGGCTTCAAGACCATCGCCAAACGCGGTATCCCTCTCCTGGTGAACCAGACCGCGCGTATCGACCTCCAACTGGAACTGGGCAGCGTGAGCTCAACTGTTGAGGTGCAGGCCACCGCGCCCATTGTCCAGTCGGAGACCTCCTCCGTCGGCAACGTCGTGGACAGCAATCAGGTGCGGTCGATGCCTTTGAACGGCCGCACCGGCATCAACGGGCTGATGGCCATGGCCCCCGGCGTCCAACAGGCCGGATCGAACCCGGCCATTGCCGGAGCGGCCTATCGCGGCGGCACGGGCCAGACCGTCGACGGCGTCTCGAACGACGATGCCATCGGCGAACGTCTGCTGGGCCAGATGCTGTCGCTGGACGGCGTGGCCGAGTTCAAGGTCATTGCCAACGCGGCGCCGGCCGAGTTCGGCAAGAGCGCCCAGGTGGTCATCGCCTCCAAGTCTGGTGGCAATGTGATCCACGGCAGCCTGTTTGAATTCAATCGCAATGCCGTCACCGCGGCCAAGACCCACTCGGCCCAACTGCTGGCCAAGCCTCCTTTCAACCGCAATGAATACGGTGGATCCGTGGGCGGCCCGGTGATCAAGAACAAACTGTTCTATTTCGGTTCGTTTGAGGGGCTGCGGCTGGTGCAGTCCAGCACAACGCAGATGTCCATGCCGCGTACCGCCATGAAGGGCGGCGACTTCAGTTCGTTCCTGCCCGGCACCGTCATCAAGGACCCGCTCGCCGGAGGCACTCCATTTGCCAACAACATCATCCCCTCCAATCGCATCAGTTCCGTTTCCCAGCAGTTCCTGAAGTACATGCCGGATCCGAACCTGCCCGGTCAGGGTGCGACCGGCCTGGGCACGAACTTCGTCGCGAATGTCCCGCAGCATCAGCCGAACGACCGCTATTCCGCCCGTGGCGACTACCAGATCACCGATCGGGATATGGTCTCCGTCCGCTACTTCTGGACCAACAACGGCCCGTACAGCACGGCCGGTGGCGGCGTGCCCTTTGGTAATTGGGACGGCTTCGGCATCAGCACCAAGAATCTGGCCGCCCAGTACACGCGCGTCTTCACCCCCACCATCGCCAACGTCTTCCGCATCGGCCTGAACTACTGGGAAGACTACCGCATGCCCCAGAATCACGACCTGGATCCGAGCAAGTTCATCCCCGGCGCCACCCCTCCGCTGGAAGGACTGGGCGGCCTTCCAACCATCTCGATGACTGGCTTCCAAACCCTTTCCGACCAGCCCGGCTCCGGCGACGTCAATCACCAGCGGCAGTTCTCCGACAACCTGAGCTGGGAGCGCGGCAAGCACAGCTTGAAGTTCGGCGTCGATTTCGCTCGCGTCGACGTCATCAATCGCCAGAACTCCTCGCCCTATCGCGGCTCCTTTGCCTTTGACGGCCGCTACACCGGCAACTCCTTCGCCGACTATCTGTTGGGCGACATCTCCACCAGTTCGCGGGCCACCAGCAACTTCGTCCTCGACGACGTGAACTACCGCTTCTCCGCCTATGCGCAGGACGACTGGCGGGTCAACTCGCGGCTGACTGTGAACGTCGGGCTCCGCTACGACTACCAGACACCTTGGGAGAAGAACAACGACCTGGCGGTGTGGGATCGCGGCGCCAACGCGCTGGCTGTGATCAGCGGCACGGCGGATCCCATCTGGTCTGGAGTCGTCCCGGTCGTGGACGCCAACACGCTGGGCCTCGACCGCTCCAATTACATGACTCTGGGCAGCCGCAACTTCGCACCGCGCATCGGCTTGGCCTATCGCCCGTTTGGCACCACGAAGTTCGTGATCCGCGCCGCCTACGGCATCTACTACAACGTGATGGGTGAGTACGACGGCGCGGTCGACCTGCGCGACCTGGGCCTGAATCCGCCCTTCCGTGCGTCGCAGACCTTTCTCGGCAGTAACAACGGCATCCCGAATCTGACCTGGACCGACGCATGGGCTGGTACCGGTTCCTCGTCCACCAGCAGCCCGCCCAATCTTTACGCGGTGGACAAGAACTTCCAGATCGGCAACTCCCAGCAGTGGAACTACACCATGGAATGGGAACCGGTGAAGAACACGGCCGTCCGCGCATCCTATGTCGGCAGTAAAGCCACCCACTTCGTCCAGGCCGTCAACATCAACGATCCCCTGCCGTCGTCGCTGGCCGTTCAGCCCCGCCGCGCCTACCAGCCCTGGGGCAACATCTACTACTACCAGTCCGACCGCAATCTGGCTTTGAACCAGATTCAGTTGGGTGCCACCCGGCGCACCGCGTCGGGCCTCAGCTTCGGCGCCGAATACCAGTTCACTCGCGCCCTCGGCGGGCCCTATGACGGAGCCCTGCCGACCACCTGGACCAACCTTCGGCTGGATCGCGGCAACAGCTCGCAGTATGTGAAGAACTACCTGGTGGCCAACTACATCTATGAACTGCCTGTCGGCAAAGGGAAGCCTTGGCTTTCCAACGTGTCGGGCCTCACCAGTAAGCTGGTCTCCGGTTGGCAGGTGGCCGGCATCGCCACCTTTGCCAGTGGCAACTTCCTGTCCGTCACCTTCAACAGCAACAAGACCGGCTGGCCCAGCGGCCGCGCCGATATCATCGGCGATCCGGGCGCGGCGCTGAAGAACGAAACCCAGTGGTTCAACCCGGCTGCCTATGCGGTCCCGACGGCCTACACCTTCGGGAACTCGGCGCCCAACAGCATCGTCGGACCCGGTTCGGTGAACTGGGATACAGCGCTTTTCAAGATGACCTCCATCACCGAGCGGATCAATCTGGAACTGCGCGGCGAAGCATTCAACGTACTGAACCACGCCAACCTGGGCAATCCCGGCACGAACATCAGCGTGCCGGCCAGCGTCGGCATCATCACCTCGCGTAACGGATCGAGAGTGGTGCAGTTTGGAGCGCGCCTGACATTCTAG
- a CDS encoding HDIG domain-containing metalloprotein has product MRGSRPPSGWVCCALMALSMPLGAGQASANAPPTAAETRALAWKTLTARVSQEKYLSHSLAVEAIMRAMAGKRDDLDLWGLAGLLHDVDIATTAGDPTRHGVDGAQTLRRLGFSEAVAYAVNAHDDRAGVARISRMDHALFCADQSYWLLRAAAPAFPSAEFNAAKPDDLWEKARALPSKQPMIGVISAECEKATFSMTAVFAMVHEVLKQAPLRSPL; this is encoded by the coding sequence ATGCGAGGATCACGTCCGCCCTCCGGCTGGGTCTGCTGTGCTCTCATGGCGCTGTCCATGCCGCTGGGCGCCGGTCAGGCGAGTGCGAACGCGCCGCCCACCGCGGCGGAAACCCGTGCGTTGGCATGGAAGACGCTCACCGCGCGGGTATCGCAGGAGAAATACCTGAGTCATTCGTTGGCGGTCGAAGCGATCATGCGCGCAATGGCCGGGAAGCGGGATGACCTAGACCTGTGGGGCTTGGCCGGACTGCTGCATGATGTCGACATCGCCACCACCGCCGGCGATCCCACCCGCCACGGTGTGGATGGTGCGCAGACACTGAGAAGGCTGGGCTTCAGTGAAGCAGTGGCATACGCGGTGAATGCGCACGACGATCGTGCCGGGGTGGCACGGATCAGCCGGATGGACCACGCACTCTTTTGCGCCGACCAGTCCTACTGGCTGCTGCGAGCCGCCGCCCCTGCGTTTCCGTCCGCTGAGTTCAATGCCGCCAAACCGGACGACCTCTGGGAGAAGGCCCGGGCACTACCCTCGAAGCAGCCGATGATTGGGGTGATTTCGGCGGAGTGCGAGAAGGCAACGTTCAGCATGACGGCGGTGTTCGCGATGGTCCACGAGGTCTTGAAACAGGCGCCGCTACGCTCGCCGCTTTAG